ATTAAAAACCTTGTAATTGTTTTCCAGTAACTTGTTCTTTCCTTTCAATTCCGGAAGATCAACAATGAAGGCGCACTCTACAATATTGCCGCCGAGCTTTTCAATAAGTTGGCAGGCAGCCAACGCTGTACCCCCGGTAGCAATCAAATCGTCAACAAGCAGCACATTATCTCCCTTTTTTATTGCATCCTTGTTCATTTCAATTGTGTCAGTGCTGTATTCTGTGTCATAAGTTAATGTTTCAACCTCTGGCGGCAATTTTCCTTTCTTCCTTATCGGAACAAATCCAACGCCAAGCTGATGCGCAATTGCTCCGCCAAAAATAAATCCTCTGCTTTCGATTCCGGCAACAAAATCTATTTTGGCATCTTTGTATCGCTCAACAAATTCCTTGATCACATCTTTCAGGCCCTGAGCATCTTTCAGCAATGTTGTAATATCCCTGAACATAACGCCCTGCTTGGGCCAATGCGGTATTGTCCGGATTTTTGATTTAATATGCTCCATTGTATTTGCCTCTACTGTGGCTCATAGTCTTTTTCTAACAGGGATTTGCATCCAAATTCTTCAATTATTTTTTCAGCAGCATTTCTTCCATAAGCCACCACTCCTATTCCGTTGCCATTTTTTATAATCTTATATGCTTTTAAATTACGTTCAAAGTATAAGATTAAAGACTCTTTTTCTTTGCTTATTGTGCACCCAAATTTTTCAGCCACTGCATCAGCAAACTCATCAAGCGATATGCCTATTGTAATCACAAGCGGTATCGGCTTTGTTTTTGATTTTTTTGTTATAAGTTCAACACCCATAATAATCACCTATGTTATCTTTGTTATGACTTTCAGCAATAATCGTTTTACATTGGCGACATTCTTCTCAAATACTTTTAATATCTCATGCCATTCAACCGGAGCTTCATCTGTTTTCCAGCAGTCATAGTCAGTTGACATGGCAACAACAGCATATGGAATGCCGGCTTCATTTGCAAGTATTGCTTCCGGGGCAACTGACATATTTATTACATCTGCACCCCATATCCTGAACATATTGGATTCTGCCCTTGTTGAAAACCTCGGGCCTTCAATTGTTACAACTGTCCCTTTTTCATGCATTCTTAAGCCCAATTCTTTTCCAGCTTCTATCAATTTCCTTCTTAATCCTTCTGAAAAAGGGTCTGCCATAGGCGTATGCTTTGCGTTCTCAGCACCCGGCTCAAATTCTTCGTAAAAAGTTATCTTTCTGTGCCTTGTAAAATCTATGAACTGGTTGAGAATGACAAAATCCCCTCTCCCGATTTCCTGCCTTAAAGAGCCGCAGGCAGTTGTTGCCAATATATGAGTGCAGCCCTGCTCCTTCAATGCATGAATGTTTGCCCTGAAATTAACCTGAGATGGCGGAATAGTATGTTTTCTTCCATGCCGTGCAATAAGCACAACATCAACACCTTCAATAGAGCCGATTGTTAATGGCGAAGACGGCCTGCCAAAAGGAGTCATGACTTCTATTTCTTTTGCATCTTTCATTATTTTTGGATCGTCCAGCCCGGAGCCTCCGATAATTCCTATTTTAACCATTGATTTACCCCAGCCACACATTTATTATTTGATTTAAATAGTTTTTGTTAATTTTTGTTTATAATAAAATTTTCAGAAATATTTATAAAATCCATTAAATTTATATCATAACATGAAAAGTAAAGAAGCTCGAAAAGAACTTGGAGAAATAGTCAGAGTGATTTCAGAATTAGATAGAACCAAACTTGGCGGTAAAATAAAAGATAATAGATTGCATATGGACATTGTTGTATTGGACCACCCCCTACATGTTTTTAGTAAAAGAAAGGGGAAACAGCTTTATTTTAGTATCATGAAGAATGAGCCATCTGTTTATGGTTATGTATATCTTGGTGAAAGAGAAAAGGGGAAACATGATTTTCATTTATCTTTCAATTGTTCTATAATAAAATCAGTAGAGTCTTTAGTCCCAAAAGATGAGATTAAGACTTTAGATCTAAATGGTTATGAGGTAGAAATGCGTTATTTTCGTTCTTTGGCAAGGTTCTGAGAGTTGTTATCTCAAGAGCGAACGAGTGAAGAACATTAAACTTTTCAGTTCCGCCTAGCTCAATTTTCAGAAATCTTTTTAAACTAAAACAGTAAATTAACTTCATCACTTATGGAGGTTTTCAGCATGGCAAAAGAAGAAGAAAACGAAGAGGAATTTGAAGATT
This genomic stretch from Candidatus Woesearchaeota archaeon harbors:
- the mtnP gene encoding S-methyl-5'-thioadenosine phosphorylase, with translation MVKIGIIGGSGLDDPKIMKDAKEIEVMTPFGRPSSPLTIGSIEGVDVVLIARHGRKHTIPPSQVNFRANIHALKEQGCTHILATTACGSLRQEIGRGDFVILNQFIDFTRHRKITFYEEFEPGAENAKHTPMADPFSEGLRRKLIEAGKELGLRMHEKGTVVTIEGPRFSTRAESNMFRIWGADVINMSVAPEAILANEAGIPYAVVAMSTDYDCWKTDEAPVEWHEILKVFEKNVANVKRLLLKVITKIT
- a CDS encoding adenine phosphoribosyltransferase; translated protein: MEHIKSKIRTIPHWPKQGVMFRDITTLLKDAQGLKDVIKEFVERYKDAKIDFVAGIESRGFIFGGAIAHQLGVGFVPIRKKGKLPPEVETLTYDTEYSTDTIEMNKDAIKKGDNVLLVDDLIATGGTALAACQLIEKLGGNIVECAFIVDLPELKGKNKLLENNYKVFNLVEFEGE